Proteins encoded within one genomic window of Pigmentiphaga sp. H8:
- a CDS encoding amino acid ABC transporter ATP-binding protein — MSSSTQPIIQMEGVSKWFGKYQVLRDIDLAVERGERIVICGPSGSGKSTLIRCINRLEEHQQGRIAVGGIELTSDLKDIEAIRREVGMVFQHFNLFPHLTVLQNLTLGPIWVLKQPKAQAEAAAMQYLERVRIPEQAHKYPGQLSGGQQQRVAIARSLCMSPKIILFDEPTSALDPEMVKEVLDVMTSLAETGITMLCVTHEMGFARQVADRVIFMDQGQIVEQNTPEAFFSNPRNDRTRLFLSQILH; from the coding sequence ATGTCCTCATCCACGCAGCCGATCATACAAATGGAAGGCGTCAGCAAATGGTTCGGCAAGTACCAGGTGCTGCGCGACATCGACCTTGCCGTGGAGCGCGGCGAACGCATCGTCATCTGCGGGCCTTCCGGCTCCGGCAAATCGACGCTGATCCGCTGCATCAACCGCCTGGAGGAACACCAGCAGGGCCGCATCGCCGTGGGCGGCATCGAGCTGACCAGCGACCTGAAGGACATCGAGGCGATCCGGCGGGAAGTGGGCATGGTGTTCCAGCACTTCAACCTGTTTCCCCACCTGACCGTCCTGCAGAACCTGACGCTGGGCCCGATCTGGGTGCTCAAGCAGCCCAAGGCCCAGGCCGAGGCCGCCGCCATGCAGTACCTGGAGCGCGTGCGCATTCCGGAGCAGGCGCACAAGTACCCGGGACAGCTCTCGGGCGGGCAGCAGCAGCGGGTGGCCATCGCGCGATCGCTGTGCATGTCGCCCAAGATCATCCTGTTCGACGAGCCGACCTCGGCGCTCGATCCGGAGATGGTCAAGGAAGTGCTGGACGTGATGACCTCGCTTGCCGAGACCGGCATCACCATGCTGTGCGTGACGCACGAGATGGGTTTCGCCCGGCAGGTGGCGGACCGCGTGATCTTCATGGACCAGGGCCAGATCGTCGAACAGAACACGCCCGAGGCCTTTTTCTCGAACCCGCGCAACGACCGCACCCGCCTGTTCCTGAGCCAGATCCTGCACTGA
- a CDS encoding LysR family transcriptional regulator, which yields MDLKLFEDLIALARTQSFVRAAEMRHVTHPAFGRRIRALEVWAGSPLVERNRTPVQLTPEGEVMLKTAERTVESVANARSQIQRHGTNQGMSLRIGTGRTLARTLVADWLARITHMPRSPLRGKAQIDIITGATSDLAGMLEQSKVDMLCCYEHRALSVPLNGHRYRHLTLSTEKLVPVSVADAQGKPRYSLIGASQATPLIAYGIGLSMERLLSEHFERNPLAGMNVFLRCDSADAVYEFVKKGLGVAWLPWSMVAADCQRRNMVVLGGRSDEVPFEVRLYRPRARQADVVEAVWAATEFAR from the coding sequence ATGGACCTCAAACTTTTCGAAGACCTCATCGCGCTCGCCCGGACGCAGAGCTTCGTGCGCGCCGCCGAAATGCGGCACGTCACCCACCCCGCCTTCGGCCGCCGCATCCGCGCGCTGGAAGTCTGGGCCGGCTCGCCGCTGGTGGAACGCAATCGCACGCCGGTCCAGCTCACCCCCGAGGGCGAGGTCATGCTCAAGACCGCCGAACGCACGGTCGAAAGCGTCGCCAACGCCCGCTCGCAAATCCAGCGCCACGGCACCAACCAGGGCATGAGCCTGCGCATAGGCACGGGCCGCACGCTGGCCCGCACCCTGGTGGCCGACTGGCTGGCCCGCATCACGCACATGCCGCGCAGCCCGCTGCGCGGCAAGGCGCAGATCGACATCATCACCGGCGCGACCTCCGACCTTGCCGGCATGCTGGAGCAAAGCAAGGTCGACATGCTGTGCTGCTACGAACACCGTGCGCTGTCGGTGCCGCTGAACGGCCACCGCTATCGCCACCTGACGCTGTCCACGGAAAAACTGGTGCCGGTCAGCGTGGCCGATGCGCAGGGCAAGCCCCGCTACAGCCTGATCGGGGCCAGCCAGGCAACGCCGCTGATCGCCTACGGCATCGGCCTGTCCATGGAGCGGCTGCTGAGCGAGCATTTCGAGCGCAATCCGCTGGCGGGCATGAACGTGTTCCTGCGCTGCGACTCGGCCGACGCCGTCTACGAATTCGTCAAGAAGGGCCTGGGCGTCGCATGGCTGCCCTGGTCCATGGTGGCGGCCGATTGCCAGCGCCGCAACATGGTGGTCCTGGGCGGCCGCAGCGACGAAGTCCCGTTCGAAGTCCGGCTGTACCGGCCCCGCGCCCGCCAGGCCGACGTGGTCGAAGCCGTCTGGGCGGCAACGGAATTCGCGCGCTGA
- a CDS encoding amino acid ABC transporter substrate-binding protein yields the protein MKALKTFLAAALMLGAAHAAHAGPTLDAVKKKGFVQCGVSTGVAGFSNPDSKGNWTGIDVDLCKAVAAALFGDATKFKLTPLNTQQRFTALQSGEVDVLPRNTSITLQRDAALGLTGVGVNFYDGQGILVSKKLGVKSAKELNQAAICLQPGTTTELNLADWFRANKMTFKPVVIDKFDELVRAFAAGRCDAYTTDISALNVIRTTKLSNPDDYVVLPELISKEPLGPMVRRGDEQWAAIVRWTLNAMIEAEEYGITSKNVDEMAKSANPNVQRILGVTPGAGKNLGVDEKWAYNIVKQVGNYGESFERNLGQGSPLKMQRGANALWTKGGLMYALPIR from the coding sequence ATGAAAGCACTGAAAACCTTCCTCGCCGCCGCCCTGATGCTGGGCGCCGCGCATGCCGCCCACGCCGGCCCCACGCTGGACGCCGTCAAGAAGAAGGGCTTCGTGCAGTGCGGCGTCTCGACCGGCGTGGCCGGTTTCAGCAACCCCGACAGCAAGGGCAACTGGACCGGCATCGACGTGGACCTGTGCAAGGCCGTCGCGGCCGCGCTGTTCGGCGACGCCACCAAGTTCAAGCTGACCCCGCTCAATACCCAGCAGCGCTTCACCGCGCTGCAGTCGGGCGAGGTCGACGTCCTGCCCCGCAACACCTCCATCACGCTGCAGCGGGACGCGGCGCTGGGCCTGACCGGCGTGGGCGTGAACTTCTATGATGGCCAGGGGATCCTGGTATCGAAGAAGCTGGGCGTCAAGAGCGCGAAGGAACTCAACCAGGCGGCCATCTGCCTGCAACCGGGCACCACCACCGAACTGAACCTGGCCGACTGGTTCCGCGCCAACAAGATGACGTTCAAGCCCGTGGTCATCGACAAGTTCGACGAACTGGTCCGCGCCTTCGCCGCGGGCCGCTGCGACGCCTACACCACCGACATCTCGGCGCTGAACGTGATCCGCACCACCAAGCTGTCCAACCCGGACGACTATGTCGTGCTGCCCGAGCTGATCTCGAAGGAACCGCTGGGACCCATGGTGCGCCGGGGCGACGAACAGTGGGCGGCCATCGTCCGGTGGACGCTGAACGCGATGATCGAGGCCGAGGAATACGGCATCACGTCCAAGAACGTCGATGAAATGGCCAAGAGCGCCAATCCCAACGTGCAGCGCATCCTGGGCGTGACGCCCGGCGCCGGCAAGAACCTGGGCGTGGACGAGAAGTGGGCCTACAACATCGTCAAGCAGGTCGGCAACTACGGCGAGAGCTTCGAGCGCAACCTCGGCCAGGGCAGCCCCTTGAAAATGCAGCGCGGCGCCAACGCCCTCTGGACCAAGGGCGGCCTGATGTACGCATTGCCCATCCGCTGA
- a CDS encoding cell division ATP-binding protein FtsE, producing the protein MIEFQQVYKSYGRGIDTLADVTFGIAQGEFVFVSGPSGAGKSTLLKLIAGLDVPNRGTVLVNGKNVGKLPGRFRPYLRRAIGTILQDVHLLSDRSAFENVMLPLTVTGHSRAAAAKRAHAAIERVGLSGKDRLRPQELSGGDQQRLAIARAIVNRPGLLIADEPTANLDRESARRIVEVFRDFNRVGVTTILATHDESLITDYATRVLLVKEGRVTDGGKRTPRLGGEVLA; encoded by the coding sequence ATGATCGAATTCCAGCAAGTCTACAAATCCTATGGCCGCGGCATCGATACGCTGGCCGACGTGACCTTCGGCATCGCCCAGGGCGAATTCGTCTTCGTCTCCGGCCCTTCCGGGGCGGGCAAGTCGACCCTGCTGAAGCTCATCGCGGGGCTGGACGTCCCCAACCGGGGCACCGTCCTGGTCAACGGGAAGAACGTCGGCAAGCTGCCCGGCCGTTTCCGCCCCTACCTGCGGCGCGCCATCGGCACCATCCTGCAGGACGTGCACCTGTTGAGCGACCGCAGCGCCTTCGAGAACGTGATGCTGCCTCTTACCGTGACCGGCCATTCGCGCGCGGCCGCCGCCAAGCGCGCGCACGCCGCCATCGAGCGGGTCGGCCTGTCGGGCAAGGACAGGCTGCGGCCGCAGGAGCTGTCCGGCGGCGACCAGCAGCGGCTGGCCATCGCGCGGGCCATCGTCAACCGTCCCGGCCTGTTGATCGCCGACGAACCCACCGCCAACCTGGATCGCGAGAGCGCCCGCCGCATCGTCGAGGTCTTCCGCGACTTCAACCGCGTGGGGGTGACCACGATCCTGGCCACGCACGACGAAAGCCTGATCACCGACTACGCCACGCGCGTGCTGCTGGTCAAGGAAGGCCGGGTCACCGACGGCGGCAAGCGCACGCCGCGGCTGGGCGGGGAGGTCCTGGCATGA
- a CDS encoding amino acid ABC transporter permease, with amino-acid sequence MSRLSWSNPSVRSTVYQALALAAVAGLAWFLVSNTLANLAARNISSGFGFLGREAGFAIGEAPIRYDPQDTYARAILVGLLNTLRVAAAGIVLATILGTVVGIARLSRNWLVARLASVYVELMRNTPLLLQLFLWYALVTETLPPARQALELLPGVFLSNRGIKLPLPADHLGFDLAAAGFGLAVALSLALAHWMRRRQQHSGDVRPIAHWVVALLVGLPLAGWLAGGAPMQFDVPHLQGFGFTGGATLTPEFTALLFGLVIYTAAFIAEVVRAGIQSVNRGQWEAAESLGLRRSKVLRLVVLPQALRVIIPPVTSQYLNLTKNSSLAVAIGYPDIVSIANTTLNQTGQAIEGVLIIMAVYLAVSLTISVLMNLYNRRMALVER; translated from the coding sequence ATGTCCCGGTTGAGCTGGAGCAATCCCTCCGTCCGGTCGACGGTGTACCAGGCCCTGGCCCTGGCCGCCGTCGCCGGGCTGGCCTGGTTCCTGGTCTCGAACACGCTGGCCAATCTGGCGGCCCGCAACATCTCGTCGGGCTTCGGCTTCCTAGGGCGCGAGGCGGGCTTCGCCATCGGCGAGGCCCCCATCCGCTACGACCCGCAGGACACCTACGCGCGGGCCATCCTGGTGGGCCTGCTGAACACGCTGCGCGTGGCGGCGGCCGGCATCGTGCTGGCCACCATCCTGGGCACGGTGGTGGGCATCGCGCGCCTGTCGCGCAACTGGCTGGTGGCACGGCTGGCGTCGGTGTACGTCGAGCTGATGCGCAACACGCCGCTGCTGTTGCAGCTCTTCCTCTGGTATGCGCTGGTCACCGAGACCCTGCCCCCGGCCCGCCAGGCGCTGGAGCTCCTGCCCGGCGTGTTCCTGTCCAATCGCGGCATCAAGCTGCCGCTGCCAGCCGACCACCTGGGCTTCGATCTGGCCGCGGCGGGCTTCGGCCTGGCGGTCGCGCTATCGCTGGCGCTGGCGCACTGGATGCGGCGGCGCCAGCAGCACAGCGGGGACGTGCGCCCCATCGCCCACTGGGTCGTCGCGCTGCTGGTCGGACTGCCGCTGGCGGGCTGGCTGGCGGGCGGCGCGCCCATGCAGTTCGACGTGCCCCACCTGCAAGGATTCGGCTTCACGGGCGGCGCCACGCTCACCCCCGAGTTCACGGCCCTGCTGTTCGGGCTCGTGATCTATACGGCGGCCTTCATCGCCGAAGTCGTGCGCGCCGGCATCCAGTCCGTGAACCGCGGCCAGTGGGAAGCCGCCGAGTCCCTGGGCCTGCGGCGCAGCAAGGTCCTGCGGCTGGTCGTGCTGCCCCAGGCGCTGCGGGTCATCATCCCGCCCGTCACCAGCCAGTACCTGAACCTGACCAAGAACAGCTCGCTGGCCGTCGCCATCGGCTATCCGGACATCGTCTCGATCGCCAACACGACGTTGAACCAGACCGGCCAGGCGATCGAGGGCGTGCTGATCATCATGGCCGTGTACCTGGCGGTCAGCTTGACGATATCGGTGCTGATGAACCTGTATAACCGCCGCATGGCATTGGTAGAACGCTAA
- a CDS encoding amino acid ABC transporter permease, with protein MEAASFIDDDSAPERRGSGSAGPPAPPPGGRAKRVGGGLFSSPLNVVLTLLVAWLLLMIVPALVEWGLVRATFVASSAQECREAGGACWAFIAEKHRLILFGLYPYDEQWRPLLASALLIGAVVASCLRRFWNRWLALIWIVALTATGILMWGGVLGLQYVENTLWGGLPLTLILATFGMGLAFPLGVLLALGRRSRLPAIKALCVVYIELIRGVPLISLLFMSSVMLPLFLPEGMSIDKLLRAQIAIILFAAAYLAELVRGGLQAIPRGQYEGADSIGLGYWQQMRLIILPQALKTIIAPLVSMFILVFKDTSLVVIIGIFDLTQSAKASLADAAWPGFSVEAYLFIAAIYFVFCFAMSRYSQSLEKRLRTDRER; from the coding sequence ATGGAGGCGGCGTCCTTCATCGACGATGACTCTGCTCCAGAGCGCCGCGGATCCGGCTCCGCCGGTCCGCCAGCGCCGCCCCCTGGGGGGCGCGCGAAGCGCGTAGGGGGGGGCCTCTTCTCGTCTCCGTTGAACGTCGTACTGACGCTGCTGGTGGCTTGGCTGCTGCTGATGATCGTGCCGGCGCTGGTGGAATGGGGGCTGGTACGCGCGACCTTCGTCGCCTCGTCGGCGCAGGAATGCCGCGAGGCCGGCGGCGCGTGCTGGGCCTTCATCGCCGAGAAGCACCGGCTGATCCTGTTCGGCCTGTATCCCTACGACGAACAATGGCGCCCGCTGCTGGCCAGCGCGCTGCTGATCGGCGCCGTCGTGGCCAGTTGCCTGCGCCGCTTCTGGAACCGCTGGCTGGCGCTGATCTGGATCGTCGCGCTGACGGCCACCGGCATCCTGATGTGGGGTGGCGTGCTGGGCCTGCAATACGTCGAAAACACGCTGTGGGGCGGCCTGCCGCTGACGCTGATCCTGGCGACCTTCGGCATGGGCCTGGCCTTTCCGCTGGGCGTGCTGCTGGCGCTGGGGCGCCGCTCGCGCCTGCCCGCCATCAAGGCCCTGTGCGTGGTCTACATCGAACTGATACGCGGCGTGCCGCTGATCAGCCTGCTGTTCATGTCCTCGGTCATGCTGCCGCTGTTCCTGCCGGAAGGCATGAGCATAGACAAGCTGCTGCGCGCGCAGATCGCCATCATCCTGTTCGCCGCCGCCTACCTGGCCGAACTGGTGCGCGGCGGCCTGCAGGCCATCCCCAGGGGCCAGTACGAGGGCGCCGACTCGATCGGCCTGGGCTACTGGCAGCAAATGCGCCTGATCATCCTGCCGCAGGCGCTCAAGACCATCATCGCGCCGCTGGTCAGCATGTTCATCCTGGTGTTCAAGGACACCTCGCTGGTGGTGATCATCGGCATCTTCGACCTCACCCAGTCGGCCAAGGCCTCGCTGGCCGATGCTGCCTGGCCGGGTTTCTCGGTCGAGGCCTATCTGTTCATCGCCGCCATCTACTTCGTGTTCTGCTTCGCGATGTCGCGCTACAGCCAATCGCTGGAGAAGCGCCTGCGCACGGACCGGGAACGATGA